The following proteins are encoded in a genomic region of Lachnospiraceae bacterium KM106-2:
- a CDS encoding phosphonate ABC transporter ATP-binding protein produces MIEFRGVSKQYPNGVKGLDHINLTIQQGEFVAIIGRSGAGKSTFLRTINRMHDITEGTLIVDGNEVMSLHGKQLRNFRRKIGMIFQSFNLVNRTTVIRNVLIANVPDMGLFRALFGIFTKEQKLNALEALDKVGILEKAYVRADQLSGGQQQRVALARTLAQKPQVILADEPVAALDPVTAKQVMDDFRKINQEMNLSILINIHHVELALEYADRIIGIREGKIVYDGPSDEVTQEVLDCIYRNTKGEEATNEILCESIQTA; encoded by the coding sequence GTGATTGAATTTAGAGGGGTATCAAAGCAATATCCGAATGGGGTAAAAGGTTTAGATCATATCAATTTAACGATACAGCAAGGTGAGTTTGTTGCGATCATTGGAAGGTCAGGAGCAGGGAAATCAACGTTCTTACGGACCATTAATCGAATGCATGATATTACAGAAGGAACATTGATCGTTGATGGAAATGAAGTAATGAGTCTACACGGAAAGCAGTTAAGAAATTTTCGACGAAAGATAGGTATGATCTTTCAATCTTTCAATCTTGTGAATCGTACTACTGTAATTCGGAATGTCTTAATTGCAAATGTACCAGATATGGGGCTTTTTAGGGCCCTATTTGGTATTTTTACAAAAGAGCAGAAGTTGAATGCATTAGAGGCGCTAGACAAGGTTGGAATTCTGGAGAAAGCTTATGTTCGAGCAGATCAATTATCAGGTGGGCAGCAACAAAGAGTTGCACTTGCTAGAACGCTGGCACAGAAACCACAGGTCATACTAGCGGATGAGCCAGTTGCAGCACTTGATCCAGTGACCGCCAAACAGGTAATGGATGACTTTAGAAAGATCAATCAGGAAATGAATCTTTCTATTTTGATCAATATTCATCATGTAGAGTTAGCACTAGAATATGCAGATCGCATCATTGGAATTCGAGAAGGAAAGATTGTGTATGATGGTCCATCGGATGAGGTAACGCAAGAGGTGCTAGATTGTATCTATCGGAATACGAAAGGAGAAGAGGCCACGAATGAAATTTTATGTGAAAGTATTCAGACCGCATAA
- a CDS encoding protein from bacterioferritin family — MDFDLTDLDGYIDNAPYDEIKVISPNMYYGELIMNDYSGIEGKLTQYLQYRFHYYTAKQNKPKIAVYMKKLAKVKEIHMEMFAELLFVLGTVPAYRVGLVSGNDKWDSTNVTYGKTLKDQLEADLELGYRTIRNYNAHIKLISDPFIKKFLERILADEELHIKWLEYMIKEETN; from the coding sequence ATGGACTTCGATTTAACAGATTTGGATGGTTATATTGATAATGCACCATATGATGAAATAAAGGTCATTTCTCCGAATATGTATTATGGGGAATTGATCATGAATGACTATAGCGGTATTGAGGGAAAGCTTACACAGTATCTTCAATACCGTTTTCATTATTATACAGCGAAACAAAATAAACCCAAGATCGCCGTTTACATGAAGAAACTTGCTAAGGTAAAAGAGATACATATGGAGATGTTTGCGGAGTTACTATTTGTACTGGGTACAGTACCTGCTTATAGGGTGGGCCTAGTTTCGGGGAATGATAAGTGGGATTCCACGAATGTAACCTATGGCAAGACGTTAAAAGATCAGCTTGAGGCAGATCTAGAATTAGGATATCGAACGATTCGAAATTATAATGCTCATATTAAGTTGATCAGTGACCCATTTATTAAGAAATTCTTAGAACGGATCTTGGCTGATGAGGAACTTCATATCAAATGGTTAGAGTATATGATCAAAGAGGAAACTAATTGA
- a CDS encoding phosphonate ABC transporter phosphate-binding periplasmic component — protein sequence MMKKICCILLGLVLCIGSLTGCGKKDSTEVKAETETKTETQKPDESKEAATPEAKKVDKLKVYFVPSREPEEIVTATEPLKELLKTELAKQGYDVANIEITVGTSYEAVGESLSAGTADIGFIPGGTYVLYDDGADVILTATRAGLNKDSAEAKDWNDGKETEASDQQAVSYRALMIAGPSEKGKEIAAKVNEGKELTWDDIKDANWSVMSSSSPAGYIYPALWLQDKFGKGITDLSKAVQSDSYGSAFARLASGQVDIVLTYADARRDYASKWTSEYARKDSIWKETNVIGVTDAIYNDTVCVSKNSTTMDEGMKVAVQKALINIGNTEEGKKVIAVYSHEGYQEAQSSDYDKEREAQKLIQKLSGGKK from the coding sequence ATGATGAAAAAGATATGTTGTATTTTATTAGGATTGGTACTTTGTATTGGTTCTCTTACCGGATGTGGGAAAAAGGATTCAACAGAAGTTAAGGCTGAAACAGAGACTAAGACAGAAACGCAAAAGCCAGATGAGTCAAAAGAGGCTGCAACTCCAGAAGCGAAGAAAGTGGATAAATTAAAAGTTTATTTTGTACCATCAAGGGAACCTGAGGAAATTGTTACGGCAACAGAGCCATTAAAGGAATTGCTTAAGACAGAACTTGCTAAGCAAGGTTACGACGTGGCGAATATTGAGATCACAGTTGGTACTTCTTACGAGGCAGTAGGGGAATCATTATCAGCTGGAACTGCAGATATCGGATTTATTCCAGGTGGAACATATGTATTATATGATGATGGAGCAGATGTAATTTTAACGGCTACAAGGGCAGGATTAAATAAAGATTCCGCAGAAGCAAAAGACTGGAATGATGGTAAAGAGACAGAAGCATCAGACCAACAGGCAGTGTCCTATCGAGCATTGATGATTGCAGGTCCTTCTGAAAAAGGAAAAGAGATCGCAGCGAAAGTAAATGAAGGAAAAGAACTGACTTGGGATGATATTAAGGACGCTAACTGGAGTGTAATGTCATCTTCGTCACCAGCAGGTTATATTTATCCAGCACTTTGGTTACAGGATAAGTTCGGAAAAGGAATCACTGATTTATCGAAAGCAGTTCAATCGGATTCTTATGGAAGTGCATTTGCAAGATTAGCGTCTGGTCAAGTCGATATTGTTCTTACTTATGCAGATGCAAGAAGAGATTATGCTAGTAAATGGACTTCAGAATATGCTAGAAAAGATTCTATTTGGAAAGAAACAAATGTCATCGGTGTGACGGATGCTATTTACAATGATACGGTATGTGTTAGTAAAAATTCTACTACAATGGATGAAGGTATGAAAGTAGCAGTTCAAAAGGCCTTGATCAATATTGGAAATACAGAGGAAGGTAAGAAAGTCATTGCAGTTTATAGTCATGAAGGATACCAAGAAGCACAGTCTTCTGATTATGATAAGGAAAGAGAAGCACAGAAATTGATTCAAAAGTTAAGCGGTGGCAAGAAATAG
- a CDS encoding phosphonate ABC transporter permease protein phnE2, translating to MKFYVKVFRPHKIQLANGKIVEENVTKAPFFVLLVLAGVYLSVKVTGFQLSVLLERGNEFLVILGQMFPPDMSYLREVWGPLFDTIKMSLLGSVVGAILTIPFAILASSNVISNKVVLYCVRVFLSVVRTVPTLVCALIATYLFGLGTMAGTVAIAVFTFAYVGKQLYEQIETVDMGAFEAMEAMGANRCYAFLGAIFPQILSTYLSVCLFCFEGNVRYASILGFVGAGGLGNVMNEKIGWREYDKVGTMIVLLFFTVMIIETISHYLRKRLA from the coding sequence ATGAAATTTTATGTGAAAGTATTCAGACCGCATAAAATACAGCTTGCCAATGGGAAAATTGTAGAAGAGAATGTGACAAAGGCTCCATTTTTTGTTCTGCTAGTATTAGCTGGTGTATACCTTTCAGTTAAGGTAACTGGATTTCAATTATCCGTATTGCTTGAACGTGGAAATGAGTTTTTAGTAATACTAGGGCAAATGTTCCCACCAGATATGAGCTATCTGCGGGAAGTGTGGGGACCATTATTTGATACTATAAAAATGTCTTTATTAGGTTCTGTTGTAGGTGCTATTTTGACGATCCCCTTTGCCATTCTAGCATCCAGCAATGTGATATCGAATAAAGTAGTATTGTATTGTGTACGGGTGTTTTTAAGCGTGGTTCGGACAGTACCTACCTTAGTGTGTGCATTGATAGCCACTTATCTATTCGGACTTGGTACTATGGCAGGTACCGTTGCAATCGCAGTCTTTACATTTGCTTATGTAGGAAAACAACTTTATGAACAGATCGAGACAGTAGATATGGGAGCATTTGAGGCAATGGAAGCTATGGGGGCAAATCGATGCTATGCATTTCTTGGTGCCATTTTCCCTCAGATTTTATCGACGTATTTATCAGTATGCTTATTTTGTTTTGAAGGAAATGTAAGATATGCGTCCATACTTGGATTTGTAGGTGCAGGAGGGCTAGGAAACGTTATGAATGAAAAAATAGGATGGCGTGAATATGATAAGGTTGGGACTATGATAGTTTTATTATTTTTTACAGTAATGATCATTGAGACGATCAGCCATTATTTACGAAAGAGACTGGCGTAG
- a CDS encoding phosphonate ABC transporter permease protein phnE1 has product MSESIRIKYEEEPSTWIAKLVLVFLIVLLMVWTSNSVSFHLADGGLKIAKGIIDGIVHPDTKLLFDLTNKGVAYLLLETVCIAFLGTIVGAIFSIPLSFLSAANLVARPVAVSVRVLIMAIRTIPSFVYALMFVRVTGAGAFAGLMTMSLCSIGMVSKMFIESIENLDIKILESLDAAGCTTFQKIRYGILPQLFPDFMSTIIYRFDMNLRDATVLGLVGAGGIGAPLIFAMNSYRWNQVGAILTGLIILILLIEILSAKIRVRLVRG; this is encoded by the coding sequence ATGAGTGAAAGTATTCGTATAAAGTATGAGGAAGAACCAAGTACATGGATTGCAAAGCTTGTACTTGTATTTCTTATTGTGCTTCTTATGGTATGGACTTCTAATTCAGTGTCTTTTCATTTGGCAGATGGAGGATTGAAAATTGCTAAGGGTATTATTGACGGTATCGTACATCCAGATACAAAATTATTATTTGATCTTACGAATAAAGGCGTAGCTTATTTATTGTTGGAGACAGTCTGTATTGCGTTTCTTGGGACGATAGTAGGAGCAATCTTTTCAATCCCGCTTTCTTTTTTGTCGGCGGCAAATTTAGTGGCAAGACCAGTTGCAGTGAGTGTGAGGGTACTTATTATGGCAATTCGAACGATACCATCTTTTGTATATGCGCTGATGTTTGTTCGAGTAACAGGAGCGGGCGCATTTGCAGGTCTTATGACTATGTCGCTTTGCTCTATTGGGATGGTATCAAAAATGTTCATCGAGAGTATTGAAAATCTAGATATCAAAATATTAGAGTCTCTAGATGCAGCGGGATGTACTACATTTCAGAAAATTAGATATGGAATTCTGCCACAGTTATTTCCTGACTTTATGTCTACGATCATATATCGTTTTGATATGAATTTACGAGATGCCACGGTTCTGGGGTTAGTAGGAGCCGGTGGGATTGGAGCACCATTGATCTTTGCGATGAATTCTTATCGATGGAATCAGGTAGGAGCAATCCTTACTGGACTTATTATCTTAATCCTTCTAATTGAAATCCTATCGGCTAAGATCCGGGTTCGATTAGTAAGAGGGTAA